A segment of the Bacillus pseudomycoides genome:
TACTAGATGACTATAAATCTGGATCTTCATTCTTTTTTGCTTCACCGTACCGTACAATACTTGCCGAAGGAACATTTGCTACGGTGAAACATAGTCAGGCAGAAAATTTTCCTGAGCTGGTTCATGCTGTACTAAATAATGCGAAGCAAGCTGGGCACCATAATCCCATTGTTGTAGGAGCACTTCCTTTTGATCGTAGAAAAGCGGTACAGCTCGTGGTACCTAAAGAGAGCAGGCTAGCAGATTGTCTGCAATTTGAATTTACAGACCAAATCCAGGAATCAACTGGACTTACATATGAAATGAATCCTATTCCGGCACCTGCAGAATATATGCGCGGTGTAGAGCAAGGAGTAGATAAAATAAAGAGCGGTGACCTAAAGAAAATTGTTCTATCTAGATTGTTGAATTTAAAATCTCCAGAAAAGGTTGACGTTCAAAAACTGCTTTGTGATTTAGCACAGTACAATCAACACGGGTATACGTTTGCGGTAGATTTACCGAAGAGTGAGGAAGTAGAGAATAGTGATGCTTCACCAAAGCGTAGCCGTACACTTATAGGAGCGAGTCCAGAGTTACTTGTCTCTCGGAGTGGAATGCAGATCATTTCTAATCCACTTGCAGGATCTAGACCACGCAGTGAAAATCCTGTAGAAGATAAAAGACGAGCAGATGAGTTGCTTTCTTCAGCTAAGGATTTACATGAACATGCTGTTGTTGTGGAAGCAGTAGCTGCGGCGCTTCGTCCGTACTGTCGTACATTACATGTTCCGGAAAAGCCATCATTAATAAATAGCGAAGCAATGTGGCATTTATCTACTGAAGTAAAAGGAGAATTACTTGATGCATCAGTGTCTGCATTAGAATTAGCACTTGCACTTCATCCTACACCAGCTGTTTGTGGAACCCCAGCTGAAGAAGCTCGAGAGGCTATTAATGAAATTGAACCGT
Coding sequences within it:
- the dhbC gene encoding isochorismate synthase DhbC, coding for MNHTTALKELATKLLDDYKSGSSFFFASPYRTILAEGTFATVKHSQAENFPELVHAVLNNAKQAGHHNPIVVGALPFDRRKAVQLVVPKESRLADCLQFEFTDQIQESTGLTYEMNPIPAPAEYMRGVEQGVDKIKSGDLKKIVLSRLLNLKSPEKVDVQKLLCDLAQYNQHGYTFAVDLPKSEEVENSDASPKRSRTLIGASPELLVSRSGMQIISNPLAGSRPRSENPVEDKRRADELLSSAKDLHEHAVVVEAVAAALRPYCRTLHVPEKPSLINSEAMWHLSTEVKGELLDASVSALELALALHPTPAVCGTPAEEAREAINEIEPFDREFFTGMLGWSDLNGDGEWIVTIRCAEVEENSLRLFAGAGIVAESTPEDELAETSAKFRTMLRAMGLNDESLK